The Stigmatella aurantiaca DW4/3-1 genome contains the following window.
ATGGCGGCCGGGGTGCTGCTGTTCGTGGGGATACGGCCCTGGCTCGTTTCAACCCCATCCGGAACACGAATCAAAGGAGGCGCCAGCGCGGAGCTGCGCATTGGCGGAGAAGGTGCCCAGCGCACCGTCCAAGGCCCTGCCATCGAGCCCCTCGCTCCCGGCGAGCGCGTGCGTCTGGGCTACACGCCGGACACGCACCGGTACGTCCTGGCGGTGTCCGTGGACGCGGCCGGCGAGGTGACACCGCTTTACCCCGAGGCGGGGCAGAGCCTTCCGGTGGAAAGAGGCTCGGGCACGCACTGGTTGCCGGACAGCCTCGAGTTCACCGGAGCGGGGGTCGAACGGGTGGTGCTCATCCTGAGCGATGAACCCCTGGCGGTGCAGGACGTCACCACCGCGGCACGGCGCGCCTTCCAGGCGGGTGGACGGACGGTGGAGGCGATGCCCCTGCTCGACCTGCCTGGAGCGCAGACGCACTGGATGTTGCTCAAGCCGTGATGCATCCAGGGCCACAGAGGGGTGCCTTCGTCCTCGTGCTGCTGTTGGCCACGCTCGTCCACGCCGAGCCGATGCGGCGCTTCGCGCTGGTGATCGGTAACGACACGGGAGGCGCCGGGACCCAGCCCCTGCGCTACGCGCGCGAGGATGCGCGCAAGATGCATGACCTGATGGCCCGGCTGGGCGGGGTGCGTCCAGAGGACGCGCAGCTGCTCTTGAACCAGGAGGCGCGGGATGTCCTCACCGGGCTGACGGAGCTGGAGGGCCGGATCAAGGCGGCACAGGCGCAGGGTGAGCGCACGGCGCTCATCGTCTTCTACTCCGGCCATGCAAAGGAGGAAGCCCTGCGGCTGGGAGACTCGCGTTTGCCCTTTGAGACGCTCAAGCGGCGGCTGGCCGACGCGTCCGCGGACATCCGCATCGCCATCCTGGACTCGTGCCGCTCCGGGACACTGACCCGGGCCAAAGGGGCCCGGCGGGCCCCTGCCTTCTCAATCGACTCGGGCACCTCCCGGGAAGCCAGGGGGCTCGTCATCCTCACCTCCAGCACGGCGGACGAAGACTCGCAGGAGTCGGACATGCTCGGCGGCAGCTACTTCTCACATCACCTGCTCAGCGGACTGCTGGGAGATGCGGACCGATCCGGGGATGGCCGGGTAACGCTCTTCGAGGCGTACTCGCATGCCTACGCACGCACCGTCGCGGACACCGCCGCCAGCGGCGCGGGACCGCAACACCCCACCTTCAGCTACGATCTGGCGGGCAACGGGGACCTGGTGCTGACGGAGCTGAGAGCCTCCGAAGGGCTGGTCGTGCCGGGCAACGCCCCCGCGGGGCCCTACTACTTCGTGGACTCCAGCGGGCTGGTGGTCGCGGAGCTGGACAAGGCGCACGGTGTGGAGCGGCGCGTGGCCCTGGCGCCCGGTACCTACCGGGTCAAACGCCGCCTGGAAGACCGGCTGCGCACGGGCGAGGTCACCGTCCGGCGCGGGCAGGAAACGGTCCTGGAGGAGTCCCGGCTCAGGGATGCGCCGTTCTCGGACGATCCAGTCAAGGGCGCACGCACGCAGGGCTCCTTCTGGGTGGTGGGAGCCATGGGCGGCATGCAGTCCTTCTTCGACGGCACTGTCCGCGACACCCTGTTCCTGCCGTCTGCCCTGCTGGGCGTCGAGGCAAGCCTCCACGACTACTTTCGCCAAGACTGGGTCTGGAGCTTCGACCTGGCGGTGGGCGGGCGGGAGGCGACGCTGGCCCTCCCCACCCTGGCGGGCCTGAACTACCGCTACTCGGTGTTCTGCCTGGGCACATCGCTCACCGCGGAGTGGCCCTGGGGGAATTGGACCCCTTTCGCGGGCGCGCGGCTGACGTACGTCGTCCTTGGCCGCAAGTTCAAGGACGCCGCCTATCCGGATCAGCAATACGCGGCTTTCTCTCCTGGCCTCGTGGGGGGCTTGCGCTACCGACTTCTGAGCAAGCTCCACGTCGCGGGCCATGGCCGGATCCACTCCCTCATCTACAATGTCGAGAGGCCGCAGCGCTCCCTGGGGTACTGGGAGCTGTCGGCGCTCGTGGCGTATGAGCTTTAAGGAGCGCGAGATGCGACCCCTCTTTCCCGCCCTCCTGGGACTGCTCACCGCGTGCGGCGGTAACTTCTCCAACGAGGACCTCGAGTACCTCAACGCGCTGCCCACTCGGGAGGAGCTCGCCAGCAAGCTTCCGGACAGCGCCGCGTTCTCCGGACGGCGCGGGGAGCGGCTGAGCGTGGGAGAGCCTTCACCGCTCTACCAAGACACCCGGCAGGCATCGGACAACTTCAACACGCTGCTCGATGAGCTGCTGACCCTGGTCGAAACCATCCGCGCCCTGCCGCCCACCACGCGAGAACCTCACCGCCGCACCTGGGGGCCCTTCACGGACACGAACCAGCCGGGCCATGAAGCACGCTTCGTGATGGAGCGGCAGGAGGACGCCAACGTCTTCACCTACCAGTTCCAGTTCAAGCCGATCCAGGCGGACGATTCGGAGTGGTGGTCCTTCCTCGCGGGGGCCTTCCGGGCGGATGCGGGGGTCCGCAAGGGAGAGGGTGAGCTGCACCTCTTCGTCGGCGAAGCCGTGGCGAAGGGCCTCCACGTGGAGGGGCTCCACCCCCTCCAGCAATTGGACGTGGTCTACCAGACCCGCGAGCTGCCCACGCGGGTGGAGATGCGCCTCATCGCGCAGTCTCCCTCCGCCCCCGCGGAGGTCCGTTACACCTACCGCGAGCTGCCAGGCGGTTGGGGGGAGATGCGGTTCATCCAGCGGGACACGGAGGCGGTGCCCGGTGGGCAGAAAGAGGATGTGGAAATCACCAGCCGGTGGACGCCAGCCCAGGGGGGGGTGGGAACGTTCATCATCCTTCGAGGAGATCTCACGGGCGCCGGATACCGCGAGTGCTGGAACCCCCAGTACGAAGTCACCTACGCCAAGCGAAGCTGGGAGTTGTTCGGCACGGGAGACGTGAGCACCTGTCCGGACGTCTCGGGCTTCGAGGGCTGAAGCGCCGCGGATAATGGTGGCCTGTGTGCGGGCTGCTTGCTAGGCAGTGCCCCCTCTCCGCTTCCCCGCGTCCTCTCGACCGAAGGTCTCCCACCATGAAGATGAACCGTCCCTTCCTCGCGGGTATCTCGGCGCTGGCCTTCGTGGCCTGTGGTGGAAGCTCCGAGTTCACCGCGTCTCTGACGGGCGCGGCGGTGAGACCCGAGGCGGTGACCACCAACGGCAGTGGCAGCGTGACGGTCAAGCTGGACGGCAACACGCTGGAGGTGTCCGGCCGATTCACCGGCCTCACCACCAACGTCCGGTCTGCCCGGCTCCATGGACCGGCCGACGAGAACAACAACGCCGAGCCGCTCTGCCAACTGGGAGCCCCGCAGTCCACCAGCGGCACCCTCACCCTGGGCTCGGGGCCGGGCTCCTGCAAGGAGTTCGAGCTGAGCGGCGCTCAGGTCACGGATCTGGAGAACGGCCGGTGGTACGTGAGCCTCGAGAACAGGAACCACGAGACCGGTGAGGTGCGCGGCCAGCTCCGGAAGAAAGAGTAATCCTCGCCAGGAGCCCACCGATTGTCGGCCTGCCTGCTCTCCAACCGCCTCACTCCTTGACTCGACCGGGCGGGCTCTTTAGGTTCCGGCACTTCCCCATCGAAGCCTGAAGGGATTCCATGGCTCGCATTACCGTCGAAGACTGCCTCCCCCTGGTGGACAACCGCTTTGCCCTGGTGCTGCTCGGCGCCAAGCGCGCCCGTCAGCTCATGGCCGGTGCCCGCCCCATCATCGAGATTTCCAAGAACAAGCCGCCCGTGCTCTCGCTCCGGGAGATCGCCACGGGCCGCGTGAAGTTCGATCGCGATGTGCGCGAGGCGCTGTCCGGGAAGTATGCCGGTGAGGAGGGCGCGAAGGCCCCCGCCGGTGGCGCTCCCGACGTCCCCGCCGTCTAACCGCGCTTCTCCTCTGGCAGCGAGCCCGGTGGAGTCGAGTCCGCCGCGCGCAGCAGCTTCACCGCGCGCGCGGCGATGGACTTCTCCCCCTTGTAACCCAGCAGCGACACCAGTTGCGCCAGCGGCACCCAGCGCACCTCGTCCACCTCGACACGCGGGCCGGGAGGCAGCGCTCCCAGTTCCCCCGCCTGGTAGCGAAACAGGAAGAAGTGGACGCGCTTGAAGATGCGCTGCCCCCGGAACTGGTACACGTAGCGAATCTCCCCCAGGGGCGCCATCCGCGTGACGGTGAGGCCCGTCTCCTCGTGCACCTCGCGCATGGCCGTCTGCTCGGGCGTCTCTCCCGGGTCCACGTGCCCCTTGGGCAGCGCCCACAGGCTCCGCCCGTGGGGACGGATCACGGCCACGTCCCAACCCTCCGCATTCTCGCGGATGACGACACCTCCAGCGGACGCCTCACGCGGCATACGGGCCCACCCTACCCGAAGCGAGCGCCGCGTGCGTCACATCCCGTGCGCCATGTGGCGCAGCTTGGCCTCCGCCCCCAGCCGGTAGGCATAGCGCAAGTCCGACAGGAGCCGGTCCAGCCTCCGCCCGGACACATGTCCCATCAACCGGGTACAGAAGGAGCGCGACAGGCGGTTGGCCTCCTCATACCGCCAGCGCTCCTGGGACGAGAGCCGGGGCCGGTAGGAGACCCGCTCGAAGAGCCGCAGCAGCAGCTCCTCTGCCCAGGGGCGGACCCCCTCCCCCCAGCGGTGCAGCAAGCACATGGCGAACTTGTCCACCTCGGCCTGGGCTTCCAGCTCCAGCAAGGACAGCGCCCGCCCGTGCGCGGCCGTGTGCACCACATACAGGAAGTGCGAGACGCCCTCGGCCAGTTGGCAGTAGCCATCGAGATCGCCATCCAGCAGGTGCCCCACGGGACCGGCCTCGTAAGGCTTGAGCCGGTCCAGGAGCGCGGGAGACAGGTAGAGGGCCATTTCCAGCTCACCCTCGGCCCCTCCCTCGGACACCAGGAGCTCTTCTTCGGCCCGGCCCGTGGCCCCCAGAAGCACCGCGGCTTCCGTGTCCACCATGAACGTCTCGGCGCGGGCCTCGCAGGTGAGCCCGTAAATGGCCTTCAGGTGCTCCTGAATGCGTCCAATCACGCGCCCTCCTTCAGTTGGACAGGTGTCCCTTCGGCATCAGCATCCCAGCGTCCACCAGGACCCGCTCCAGCTTGTTGCTGCCGGTGCGCACCCAGGTCTCGTACACCTTCAGCGTGCCCGCCGGGCCGCCTTGCACCATGCCGCGCGCGGAGATCTCCTCCAGCACCTCCACCAGCATCCGGAACTTCGAGCACAGCTCGCGGTACACCTCGGCGAAGCCCGCGCCCGGGGCCAGGGCGGCCAGCTGGCCATAGGCCGTCCCACCCATCTGGATGTAGTAGTCCGGCCCCACCACGCTGGACTGCAACGAGCTGGCGAAGAAACCCGCCTTGTAGAGCGACACGTCACCCAGCCGGCGGAACGTCCGGATGCGCTCCTCGCGCTCCTGCTGGAGGGCGCGGTGGTACAGCATCGCCAGGGGCTCATGATCCTTGCGCCCACCTTCCTCCTGGCTGAAGAGCTTGTCCGTGGTGGCGAACTCCGTCAGCAGGTTGACCAGGTAGAAGCCCGTGAGCTCCGCGACCACGACGCGTTGGCGATGGATGACTTCTTCCAGGATCGTCTTGAAGAACTCCTTCAACGAGGCGCCTGTCACCAGTCCACTCATGCTCATCCACCTCCATTCCCACCTAGGGAAAACGGGGAATCAGGAAGAAGTGTAACAACAGAGCAATTTATCCGCAAAAGCGGACACCAATCATTCCAAGGACTTACGCTAGCAATCGAGGGGTGAGAGTGCCAATTCCGTCATCTGGAGGACGAACGCACGCAGAGCGAGGGGAAAGCGGAACGAAGGCCTAAACGGCAGTTAAGACGCCTATTTGGCGAAGTCCCCCCCCTCTCGTCTGGCTCGCTTGACGGAGGAAGTTCCCTGGTTATTATCCGGCGCGTTTCGGTGTTAGCACTCGCGGGTGATGAGTGCTAATCGCCCAGGCCTCTCGGCCTCACTTGCCCCCCCGGGCGTCCCGGACTCACTGGGCGCCCCACTGACCAGAAGGAGACCCACTATGAAGATTCGTCCCCTGCAGGATCGCCTCATCGTCAAGCGCGTTGCCGAGGAGAACAAGACCAAGGGCGGCCTGTTCATCCCCGACACCGCCAAGGAGAAGCCGCTGGAGGGCAAGGTGGTCGCCGTTGGCAACGGGAAGATCCTCGAGGACGGCAAGGTTCGTCCCCTGGACATCAAGGCCAACGACACCATCCTCTTCAGCAAGTACGCGGGCACCGAGATCAAGATCGACGGTGAGGAGCACCTCATCCTCCGTGAGGAGGATGTGCTCGGCGTGATCGAGAAGTAGTTCTCCCCTCCCGCTTTCCCTCCCTTTCTTAAGGATACAGACACATGGCGAAAGACATCATTTTCGACGTACGCGCGCGTGAAGCCATTCTCCGCGGCGTGAACATCCTGGCCGACGCGGTCAAGGTCACCCTGGGGCCCAAGGGCCGCAACGTGGTCATCGAGAAGAGCTTCGGCTCCCCCACCATCACCAAGGACGGTGTGACGGTGGCCAAGGAGATCGAGCTCGAGAACAAGTTCGAGAACATGGGCGCGCAGATGGTGAAGGAGGTTGCCTCGAAGACCTCCGACGTGGCCGGCGACGGCACCACCACCGCCACCGTGCTGGCGCAGGCCATCTTCCGCGAGGGCGCGAAGCTGGTCGCCGCGGGCCACAACCCGATGGACATCAAGCGCGGCATCGACAAGGCCGTCGCGGCCGTCGTGGCCGAGCTGAAGAAGATGGCCAAGCCGACCAAGGACAAGAAGGAGATCGCCCAGGTCGGCACCATCTCCGCCAACGGTGACACCACCATCGGCCAGATCATCGCGGACGCGATGGAGAAGGTCGGCAAGGAGGGCGTCATCACCGTCGAGGAGGCCAAGGGCCTGGAGACCACCCTCGACGTGGTGGAGGGCATGCAGTTCGACCGCGGCTACCTCTCCCCGTACTTCGTGACGGACCCGGAGCGCATGGAGGTCGTCCTGAACGACCCCTACATCCTCATCAACGAGAAGAAGATCTCGTCGATGAAGGACCTGCTGCCCATCCTCGAGCAGGTGGCTCGCTCCGGCAAGCCGCTGCTCATCATCGCCGAGGAAGTGGAGGGCGAGGCGCTGGCCACCCTGGTGGTCAACAAGATCCGTGGCGTGCTGAGCGTGGCGGCCGTGAAGGCGCCGGGCTTCGGTGACCGCCGCAAGGCCATGCTCGAGGACATCGCCAACCTGACGGGCGGCCGGCTGATCGCCGAGGACCTGGGCATCAAGCTCGACGCCCTCACCCTGGCCGACCTGGGCCGCGCCAAGCGCATCACCATCGACAAGGACAACAGCACCATCGTCGACGGTGCCGGTGCGCAGAAGGACATCGAGGCGCGCGTCAAGCAGATCCGCGCCCAGATCGAGGAGACCAGCAGCGACTACGACCGCGAGAAGCTCCAGGAGCGTCTGGCGAAGCTCGTGGGCGGCGTGGCGGTGATCAACGTCGGCGCGGCCACCGAGACCGAGATGAAGGAGAAGAAGGCCCGCGTGGAGGACGCGCTCAACGCGACCCGCGCGGCCGTCGAGGAGGGCGTGGTGCCCGGCGGCGGCGTGGCGTTCATCCGCTGCATCAAGGCGCTCGAGTCCGTGCAGGCCGTCGAGGGTGAGAAGTTCGGCGTGGACATCATCCGCCGCTCGCTCGAGGAGCCCCTGCGCCAGATCGTCGGCAACGGCGGCCTGGAGGGCAGCGTGGTGGTGAACAAGGTCAAGGAGAGCACCGGTTCCAACGGCTTCAACGCCGCCACCGGCGCCTATGAGGACCTGCTGGCCGCGGGCGTCATCGACCCGGCCAAGGTGAGCCGCACCGCGCTGCAGAACGCGGCGTCCGTGTCCTCCCTCATGCTGACCACCGAGGCGATGGTGGCCGAGCGTCCGAAGGCGGACGACGACAAGGCCTCCCCCGGCGGCGGCATGGGCGGCATGGGCGGCATGGGCGGCATGGGCGGCATGGGCATGTAGTGCCCCCTGCCCTGGCGGCGGCATCGCTGGGGTGAGCGCGGCCTCCGGTTCCTTCGTGGAGCCGGGGGCCGTCGCTTTTTCAGGGGAAAGTGGCGCACCGCCCCCACGCCTCTTAGGTTTCTTTCAAGAGACGCTCTGCCTGAAAACATCTCTCCAAGGAGATTCAGATGAAGCCCGTGAAGATCTACACCACCACCTACTGCGGCTTCTGTGTGCGGGCCAAGGACCTGCTCAAGCGCAAAGGGGTGAACTACGAGGAGCTGGACGTCACGGGCAACGACGAGATGCGCGCCCGGCTGGTGGAGATGAGCGGAGGCCAGCGCACCGTGCCGCAGATCTTCATCGGAGACACCCATGTGGGTGGCTATACCGACCTGGCCCAGCTCGACCGGGACGGCCAGTTGGAGCCCATGCTCCAAGGCTGAGCAGGCAGGCAAGCAAGCGCGCCCTTCTGGCCCCCTCCTGGCGTGAATAGGTTCCTGTCATCAACAGGAACTTTCTGACTCAGGAGGCACCCCATGGCTGGCGGCGAGCAAAAGACCGGTACCCGCGACGAGCACTACAACCTCATCAGCGCCCTGTATCACCTGCTGGAAGGTGCCGCGACGTGCGAGCAGTACATCCGGGATGCCCAGCAGTCCGGAGACCCGGAGCTGGCCCAGTTCTTCAAGGACTGGCAGGACGAGCAGCGCAACCTCTCCGAGCGGGCCAAGAACCTGCTGAGCACCCGGATCCTCCACGCGGGGGCAGGCATCGGACGGCAGAAGGGCACTCCTACCAAGAGTCCCACCAACGCGCAGGTGAACTCGGGCGGCAACGAGCAGGATGACGTCGTCGACGAGCAGTCCAAGGAATCCTTCCCCGCCAGCGACGCGTCCGCGAAGTACTAGCCCTGGGTGACCCACCAGGTGAGGCATTCCAAGCCTCACCTGGGAGGGAAAAAGGCAGCGAACGGCCCCCCACGGGGGCCCTTCCGCCGGTCCACTGGGGGCCTCGGGATGTGCGGTGGCGGTGAGTTTGTCTTGCCCCCCATGTCCCAACGCCCGTAAACAGGGCTCCCCCAGGGCGAACGGGCTCCTGCCCTCCTCCCCGGGCATGGGAAGGCGAATGGCCATGACCGACAAGCCCGAAATCACCCAGTCCGTTCAGGTGGAATCCGAAGGCCGCCCCGTCCGCATCCAGGTGCGCGAGTGGACCGTCGAGGTGTCCGCGGGACCGGACAAGAGCAAGAAGCTCACCACCCAGGACTCGCTGGTGCGCGTTGGCTCGGACCCGTCGAGCGATCTCGTCCTCACGGATCCGACCGTCAGCCGCAGGCACCTGGAAATCGAGCGCACCCCCAAGGGGCTGCTGCTGAAGGATCTGGGCAGCCGCAACGGCACGTACCTGGACGGCCGGCAGGTGTTCCAGGTCCTGCTCCAGTCCGGCGACAAGGTCCAGCTGGGCAAGACACGGCTCACCATCAAGCCGGATGTGCGCACCACCGAGGTGGAGGTGCCCTCCGGGGCGGACTCCTTCGGTTCGCTGGTGGGCACCTCGGAGCGGATGCGCCTGGTCTTCTCCGACCTGCGCCGCATCGCCCGCGAAGACATGAACCTCCTCATCGAGGGGGAGACGGGCACCGGCAAGGAGCTCGCCGCGCGCGCCGTGCACCAGCACTCCTCCCGCCGTCACGGCCCCTTCAAGGTCGTGGACTGCAACCTCATCACCGAGGAGAAGGCCGAGCGCGAGCTGTTCGGCTCCATGCGCGCGGTGGATGACGGGGACAAGGGCGTGCGTGGCGTCTTCGAGGCCGCCCAGGGGGGAACCCTCTTCCTGGACGAAGTGGGAGAGCTGCCCCTGGCGCTTCAACCCAAGCTGCTGCGCGTGCTGGAGCGCCGCGAGGTGCCCACGCTGGATGGCGGCGCAGTGCCTGTGAACGTGCGCGTCATCGCCTCCACCCACCGCAACCTGGAGGAGGACGTGCGCCAGGGCCGCTTCCGCGCCGACCTGTATTTCCGGCTGGCGGTGGCCCGCGTGCGCTTGCCCCCCTTGCGCACCCGGCGCGAGGACATCCCCGTGCTCTCCCAGTCCCTGCTGGACTCGCTGAAGTCCTCCTTCGAGCTCACCCCGCAGACGCTCGCCCTCTTCGAGGGCTATGAGTGGCCCGGCAACGTGCGCGAGCTGCGCAACGTGCTGGAGCGCGGCGCGCTCATGCAGGAGACGGGCAACACCAGCTGGCTGGACTTCATGGCCCAGCCCCCCCAGAAGAACGAGGGCCCGCCTCCCACCAGCGTGGGCGCCCTCGTCACGGGGATGAACTACCACGAGGCCAAGGACCGTGTGCTGGCCGACTTCGAGCGCCTCTACTTCGCCGAGGTGATGAAGGAGGTGGGCTTCGACATGAAGACCGCCGAACAGCGCACCGGTCTGTCCATGCAGAGCCTCTACCGGCTGCTGAAGAAAAACGGGCTGCGCCTCAAGGATCTCAAGAACGCCGAGGGTCTTGATAAGTAGGCGTCCGCACACAGTTCCATCGGAGGGGTACATACCTATGTTGCGCCGACTCGCCGTAGCGTCCGTCCTCGTCACCGCCGCCTGCGCGGGCCAGCAGAAGCCCTCAGCGGGCGGTCAGCCCATGACCAAGGAAGAGCGGACCCGCATCACCAACCAGCCCGCCTTCGACGTGGCCATCTGCCAGTCCCGGCCGATCAGCCTGCCCCAGCCTCCCAACCAGGCGTTCCTGGTGGGCGCGCTCGTCTCTGCCCGGCCGCAGATCATGGAGTGCCTGGTGGATCCGAAGCACCGCGCGGGCGCGGAGACGACCAAGGTCACCGTGAAGACCCGCCTCACCGAGCAGGAGGCCACCCACGCCCTCACCGGGGAGAACCTCACCCCCGAGGGCCAGAAGTGCATCCAGGATGCGGTCAACACCCTCATCCCCCTGCAGCCCCTGGCCAAGGGCTCCCAGCCGTTGGAGGCCGAGACGCAGTTCGTGCACGAGCGGAACAACAGCCCCACCGTCACGATGGGCATCAACGAGGGCTCGGACTTCTCCGGCGCCGTCCGGCTGGCCCAGGCCCAGTGGTGTGACTGCTATGCCGGCTACACCACCCAGGCCCCCCCCCTGCTCACCGCGCGCATCAAGCTGACCCAAGCCTCGCAAACGCCGGCCGAGATCACCTTCGAGCCCAGCGGCAGCACCGAGGGAGATCAGCTCGCCGCCTGCCTGAAGGAGAAGATGACGCCCCTGCCCGCGAAGATCAGCTCGCAGGAGCTGACCTTCCCCTACCGCTTCGTCCACTTCCACGCGCAGGCCACCGAGCCCACCGCCAGCATGGCGCCGGATCTGCGCTTCCTCCAGCTGGAGCTGGTGCGCAACCAGCGCACCGCCCACACGGCCATTGCCCTGGGAACGCGCGAGAACGCGGCCGCCACCTACGAGGCCCTCGCCAACGAGTACCGGAAGAATCCCCGCAAGAACTACGAGCTCATCCCCAAGCTGCGCGAGAAGTGCGCCGCGCTGGAGAGCTCCGCCGAGGCTTGGGTGTCGGCGGTCGAAGCCCAGCTCGCCGTGGACCAGCAGACCACAGCGCTCATTCAAGAGCTCAAGGCCAAGGACCCGGCCTGGGCCGACGCGGAGCTCGCGAGCCAGAACTCGCTGAGCAAGACCCAGGCGGACCTCCAGACGGCGAAGCAGCGCCGCCAGGATGACGCCAACGTCTGCAAGCCGCTCAAGTAGCCCCTTCCAGCCCCTGGAAACAGCAAAGGCGCGGGACCCAGCCGGGGCCCGCGCCTTTTTCGTGTCCCCGGGAGGAGGCCTCAGGCCACGGACGCGTTGTCGTTGGCCGCCGCCTCGCGCAGCTTCACGCTCACCAGCTTGGAGATGCCCGGCTCCTCCATCGTCACGCCATAGAGCGTGTCGGCGACCTCCATGGTCCGCTTGTTGTGGGTGATGAGGATGAACTGCGACTGGCGGCTCATCTCCTTCACCATCTCGTTGTAGCGGCCCACGTTGCCCTCATCCAGCGGCGCGTCGACCTCGTCCAGGAGGCAGAAGGGCGTCGGCTTGATGAGGAAGATGCCGAAGATGAGCGCCACCGCGGTGAGGGCCTTCTCACCGCCCGACAGCAGGTTGACGCTCTGCAGCTTCTTGCCCGGCGGCTGGGCGACGATCTCCACACCCTGCTCGGAGCCTGCCCCTTCGTTGGTGAGCACCAGGCTGGCCCGGCCTCCACCGAACAGCCGCGGGAAGACCGCCTGGAACTTCTCGTTCACCACGTCGAAGGTCTGCTTGAAGCGCTCGCGGCTGGTGGAGTCGATGCGGACGATGGCTTCCTTGAGCTGCTCCAGCGACAGCGTCAGGTCCTTCTTCTGCCCCGAGAGGAAGTCGAAGCGCTTGGACAGCTCCGCGTGCTCGTCGATGGCGGTGAGGTTGATCTCCCCCATCTTCTCCACCTGGGCGCGCAGATCCTTCAGCTCCGCCTCCACCTCGGGCGCCAGGGGCGCCAGCAGGTGGTAGTTGTGCAGTTCGTGCGCCAGCTCCACCTGGTGCCGCTCCCGGATGCCCGCGGACAGGTGCTCCAGCTCCAGGGCAATCTCCCGCTCCTTGAGGGAGATCTGCGACAGGCCCTGCATCAGCTCGTCCAGGCGGCCGCGCAGCTCGCGGAACTGCGTGTCCTGCTCGCGCACCTCGGTGGACGCCGTGGTGTGCGCGGCGCGGCGCGCCTCCAGGGTCTCGGCCCCCTGACGGAACTCCTCGGCCCGCTTCGCCCGTCCACCCTCGGTGGTCTCAATGCGCCGCCGCAGCTCCTCCGAGCGGCCCATCCCTTCCCCCACCAACGCCTGGAGGCGGTGGATGCGCCCTTCCATCTCCCGGCGCTGGGTGAGCAG
Protein-coding sequences here:
- a CDS encoding DUF4384 domain-containing protein gives rise to the protein MSARLPEHPSPWTLRRLHAGELPPSESARLRAHAQGCEPCGAVLREAEANQRRFEAAVPFARFEARVERALAGGAQRKPAALPSLRWAGPLAAMAAGVLLFVGIRPWLVSTPSGTRIKGGASAELRIGGEGAQRTVQGPAIEPLAPGERVRLGYTPDTHRYVLAVSVDAAGEVTPLYPEAGQSLPVERGSGTHWLPDSLEFTGAGVERVVLILSDEPLAVQDVTTAARRAFQAGGRTVEAMPLLDLPGAQTHWMLLKP
- a CDS encoding caspase family protein yields the protein MHPGPQRGAFVLVLLLATLVHAEPMRRFALVIGNDTGGAGTQPLRYAREDARKMHDLMARLGGVRPEDAQLLLNQEARDVLTGLTELEGRIKAAQAQGERTALIVFYSGHAKEEALRLGDSRLPFETLKRRLADASADIRIAILDSCRSGTLTRAKGARRAPAFSIDSGTSREARGLVILTSSTADEDSQESDMLGGSYFSHHLLSGLLGDADRSGDGRVTLFEAYSHAYARTVADTAASGAGPQHPTFSYDLAGNGDLVLTELRASEGLVVPGNAPAGPYYFVDSSGLVVAELDKAHGVERRVALAPGTYRVKRRLEDRLRTGEVTVRRGQETVLEESRLRDAPFSDDPVKGARTQGSFWVVGAMGGMQSFFDGTVRDTLFLPSALLGVEASLHDYFRQDWVWSFDLAVGGREATLALPTLAGLNYRYSVFCLGTSLTAEWPWGNWTPFAGARLTYVVLGRKFKDAAYPDQQYAAFSPGLVGGLRYRLLSKLHVAGHGRIHSLIYNVERPQRSLGYWELSALVAYEL
- a CDS encoding CHRD domain-containing protein, whose product is MKMNRPFLAGISALAFVACGGSSEFTASLTGAAVRPEAVTTNGSGSVTVKLDGNTLEVSGRFTGLTTNVRSARLHGPADENNNAEPLCQLGAPQSTSGTLTLGSGPGSCKEFELSGAQVTDLENGRWYVSLENRNHETGEVRGQLRKKE
- the rpoZ gene encoding DNA-directed RNA polymerase subunit omega; translation: MARITVEDCLPLVDNRFALVLLGAKRARQLMAGARPIIEISKNKPPVLSLREIATGRVKFDRDVREALSGKYAGEEGAKAPAGGAPDVPAV
- a CDS encoding NUDIX hydrolase codes for the protein MPREASAGGVVIRENAEGWDVAVIRPHGRSLWALPKGHVDPGETPEQTAMREVHEETGLTVTRMAPLGEIRYVYQFRGQRIFKRVHFFLFRYQAGELGALPPGPRVEVDEVRWVPLAQLVSLLGYKGEKSIAARAVKLLRAADSTPPGSLPEEKRG
- the groES gene encoding co-chaperone GroES produces the protein MKIRPLQDRLIVKRVAEENKTKGGLFIPDTAKEKPLEGKVVAVGNGKILEDGKVRPLDIKANDTILFSKYAGTEIKIDGEEHLILREEDVLGVIEK
- the groL gene encoding chaperonin GroEL (60 kDa chaperone family; promotes refolding of misfolded polypeptides especially under stressful conditions; forms two stacked rings of heptamers to form a barrel-shaped 14mer; ends can be capped by GroES; misfolded proteins enter the barrel where they are refolded when GroES binds), with the protein product MAKDIIFDVRAREAILRGVNILADAVKVTLGPKGRNVVIEKSFGSPTITKDGVTVAKEIELENKFENMGAQMVKEVASKTSDVAGDGTTTATVLAQAIFREGAKLVAAGHNPMDIKRGIDKAVAAVVAELKKMAKPTKDKKEIAQVGTISANGDTTIGQIIADAMEKVGKEGVITVEEAKGLETTLDVVEGMQFDRGYLSPYFVTDPERMEVVLNDPYILINEKKISSMKDLLPILEQVARSGKPLLIIAEEVEGEALATLVVNKIRGVLSVAAVKAPGFGDRRKAMLEDIANLTGGRLIAEDLGIKLDALTLADLGRAKRITIDKDNSTIVDGAGAQKDIEARVKQIRAQIEETSSDYDREKLQERLAKLVGGVAVINVGAATETEMKEKKARVEDALNATRAAVEEGVVPGGGVAFIRCIKALESVQAVEGEKFGVDIIRRSLEEPLRQIVGNGGLEGSVVVNKVKESTGSNGFNAATGAYEDLLAAGVIDPAKVSRTALQNAASVSSLMLTTEAMVAERPKADDDKASPGGGMGGMGGMGGMGGMGM
- the grxC gene encoding glutaredoxin 3, with the protein product MKPVKIYTTTYCGFCVRAKDLLKRKGVNYEELDVTGNDEMRARLVEMSGGQRTVPQIFIGDTHVGGYTDLAQLDRDGQLEPMLQG